The Burkholderia pyrrocinia genome has a segment encoding these proteins:
- a CDS encoding cyclic peptide export ABC transporter, with protein MTAAYEPSSPPSLDASPARPAARLILALLRESRASLALALTACVLNGVASVLLVATLNRALAQPGAADASLAWRFALCAVIALVTRIVSGTLFARLSQDTMARLRVHLARRVGAAELRDIERIGAAPVQSVLTDDATNVSMLFFALPNLVMHGSIVFGCLGYLAWLSWPVCVLALAAIIAGSLGYHTGDRRAIASLEAAGQAQDRLFGYLGSLFSGAKELKLHDARARQFVDGQLGAAIGEVRDHRRRAFSAYAVGVGWIIFLFYVFLGFASFWPQLGVHAEPGVAAGYVVVFLFMLVPLDGLLNNLPTVNAARVSLTRIEGVMAEFGALRTVPPAADAPDVPPAGAVTLHGVTHAYFHERDERMFSIGPIDLTIKPGELVFIVGGNGSGKTTLAKVLTGLYEPEEGTIEVDGRTIGWRERAAYRQRFSAVFNDFHLFDALLGIVDPDDPARAQADARANALVAKLALDHKVKVVDGAFSTRALSTGQRKRLALVVAYLEDRPFYLFDEWAADQDPSFKAVFYEQLLPELRARGKAVIVITHDDRYFDLADRLLKLDNGRIVSDTMPARSRAQDGVDALSV; from the coding sequence ATGACAGCCGCCTACGAGCCTTCTTCCCCGCCGTCCCTCGACGCCTCGCCCGCCCGCCCCGCGGCGCGCCTGATCCTCGCGCTGTTGCGCGAAAGCCGCGCGTCGCTCGCGCTGGCACTCACCGCGTGCGTGCTGAACGGCGTCGCGAGCGTGCTGCTCGTCGCGACGCTGAACCGCGCACTCGCGCAACCGGGCGCCGCCGATGCGTCGCTCGCGTGGCGCTTCGCGCTGTGCGCGGTGATCGCGCTCGTCACGCGGATCGTGTCGGGCACGCTGTTCGCGCGCCTGTCGCAGGACACGATGGCGCGGCTGCGCGTGCACCTCGCGCGACGCGTCGGTGCGGCCGAGCTGCGCGACATCGAGCGGATCGGCGCGGCGCCCGTGCAGTCGGTGCTGACCGACGATGCGACCAACGTGTCGATGCTGTTCTTCGCGCTGCCGAACCTGGTCATGCACGGCTCGATCGTGTTCGGCTGCCTCGGTTATCTCGCGTGGCTGTCGTGGCCCGTGTGCGTGCTGGCGCTGGCCGCGATCATCGCCGGCTCGCTCGGTTATCACACCGGCGACCGCCGCGCGATCGCGTCGCTCGAAGCGGCCGGCCAGGCGCAGGACCGCCTGTTCGGCTATCTCGGCTCGCTGTTTTCCGGTGCGAAGGAACTGAAGCTGCACGATGCGCGCGCACGCCAGTTCGTCGACGGCCAGCTCGGCGCCGCGATCGGCGAGGTGCGCGACCACCGCCGCCGCGCGTTCAGCGCGTATGCGGTCGGGGTCGGCTGGATCATCTTCCTGTTCTACGTGTTCCTCGGCTTCGCATCGTTCTGGCCGCAACTCGGCGTGCACGCCGAGCCGGGCGTGGCGGCCGGCTACGTCGTCGTGTTCCTGTTCATGCTCGTGCCGCTCGACGGGCTCCTGAACAACCTGCCGACCGTCAACGCGGCGCGCGTATCGCTTACGCGAATCGAAGGCGTGATGGCCGAGTTCGGCGCGCTGCGCACGGTGCCGCCCGCGGCCGACGCGCCCGACGTGCCGCCGGCCGGCGCCGTCACATTGCACGGCGTCACGCACGCGTATTTCCACGAGCGCGACGAACGGATGTTCAGCATCGGGCCGATCGACCTGACGATCAAGCCAGGCGAGCTCGTGTTCATCGTCGGCGGCAACGGCAGCGGCAAGACGACGCTCGCGAAGGTGCTGACGGGGCTCTACGAGCCCGAGGAAGGCACGATCGAGGTCGACGGCCGCACGATCGGCTGGCGCGAGCGGGCAGCGTATCGGCAGCGCTTCAGCGCGGTGTTCAACGATTTCCACCTGTTCGATGCGCTGCTCGGCATCGTCGATCCCGACGATCCGGCCCGCGCGCAGGCCGATGCACGCGCGAACGCGCTCGTCGCGAAGCTGGCGCTCGACCACAAGGTGAAAGTCGTCGACGGCGCGTTCTCGACCCGTGCGCTGTCGACCGGGCAGCGCAAGCGGCTCGCGCTCGTCGTCGCGTATCTGGAAGACCGGCCGTTCTACCTGTTCGACGAATGGGCGGCCGACCAGGATCCGTCGTTCAAGGCCGTGTTCTACGAGCAGTTGCTGCCCGAACTGCGCGCACGCGGCAAGGCCGTGATCGTGATCACGCACGACGACCGCTATTTCGATCTCGCCGACCGGCTGCTGAAGCTCGACAACGGGCGCATCGTCAGCGACACGATGCCCGCGCGTTCGCGTGCGCAAGACGGCGTCGATGCGCTGAGCGTGTAA
- a CDS encoding ABC transporter substrate-binding protein: MTHDAGRRHALGAIAALGAACCGVFSASAGAVAVAGGSNRAPGAVSLAGNPVVSQASAKMPVRPQRVVALDFMFAESVIALDLVPVGMADTAFYPGWLGYQSDRLAHVTDIGSRQEPGLEAIAAVKPDLIIGVGFRHAPIFDALDRIAPTILFQFSPNVAEDGVPVTQLDWMRQIFRTIGTVTGRDARAQVVDAQLDAGIARNAARLAAAGRKGERIALLQDLGLPDRYWAYTGNSTSAGLARALGLDPWPKKPTREGTLYVTSADLLTQRNLAVMFVTASGMDVPLSAKLDSPVWRFVPALRDHRIALIERNIWGFGGPMSALKLADVMTDTMLKLPAAR, translated from the coding sequence GCGTTGGGCGCAATCGCCGCGCTCGGTGCTGCGTGCTGCGGCGTGTTTTCTGCGTCGGCCGGTGCGGTTGCCGTTGCCGGCGGCAGCAACCGCGCGCCGGGCGCCGTGTCGCTGGCCGGCAACCCGGTCGTGTCGCAGGCGAGCGCGAAGATGCCGGTGCGACCGCAGCGCGTGGTCGCGCTCGACTTCATGTTCGCGGAAAGCGTGATCGCGCTCGACCTCGTGCCGGTCGGGATGGCCGATACCGCGTTCTATCCGGGCTGGCTCGGCTACCAGAGCGACCGGCTCGCGCACGTGACCGACATCGGCTCGCGGCAGGAGCCGGGGCTCGAGGCGATCGCCGCGGTCAAGCCCGACCTGATCATCGGCGTCGGCTTCCGGCATGCGCCGATCTTCGACGCGCTCGACCGGATCGCGCCGACGATCCTGTTCCAGTTCAGCCCGAATGTTGCCGAGGACGGCGTGCCCGTCACGCAGCTCGACTGGATGCGGCAGATCTTCCGGACGATCGGTACAGTGACGGGGCGCGACGCGCGCGCACAAGTGGTCGATGCGCAGCTCGATGCGGGGATCGCACGCAATGCGGCGCGGCTCGCGGCAGCGGGCAGAAAGGGCGAGCGCATCGCGCTGCTGCAGGATCTCGGCTTGCCCGATCGTTACTGGGCCTATACGGGCAACAGCACGTCGGCGGGTCTCGCGCGTGCGCTCGGGCTCGATCCGTGGCCAAAGAAGCCGACGCGGGAAGGCACGCTGTACGTGACGTCGGCCGACCTGCTCACGCAGCGCAATCTGGCCGTGATGTTCGTGACCGCGTCGGGGATGGACGTGCCGCTGTCGGCGAAACTCGATTCGCCGGTGTGGCGCTTCGTGCCCGCGCTGCGCGACCACCGGATCGCGCTGATCGAACGCAATATCTGGGGGTTCGGCGGGCCGATGTCGGCGCTGAAGCTGGCCGACGTGATGACCGATACGATGCTGAAGCTGCCGGCCGCGCGTTGA